Proteins encoded within one genomic window of Flavobacterium oreochromis:
- a CDS encoding NADP-dependent isocitrate dehydrogenase, with product MSNKSTIHYTLTDEAPMLATHSFLPIVQAFTKTANIDIQIRDISLAGRILSNFPEFLKEEQRIADALTELGQLATTPEANIIKLPNISASIVQLKEAIAELQAHGFAIPNYPEEPQNDEEKNIKAKYAKVLGSAVNPVLREGNSDRRAPKAVKNYAKANPHRMGVWAKDSKTSVAHMNAGDFYGTETSTTVANDGKFRIVFTANDGTSKVLKDFAALKAGEIIDSSVMNLAALKAFTKEAIAQAKEKNVLLSAHLKATMMKVSDPIIFGAIVETYFAEVFATYADTFKSLDINPNNGLQDLYAKIAGHAQEAEIKGAIETALTNGPRVAMVNSDKGITNFHVSSDVIVDASMAALARSGGKMWNTEGKEEDTVCIIPDRTYAGFYQAVVDDMIANGALDPKTMGTVPNVGLMAQKAEEYGSHDKTFQVDAAGTVTVEDENGTVLLSQKVEAGDIFRMCQTKDAPIQDWVKLAVTRARLSDTPAIFWLDKGRAHDSQMIQKVEKYLQDHDTTGLDIRIMDVKDAMAETLRRIREGKDTISVSGNVLRDYLTDLFPILELGTSAKMLSIVPLMNGGGLFETGAGGSAPKHVEQFVEEGYLRWDSLGEFLALQASLEHLAQTQNNAKAQVLADTLDEANALFLANDKSPARKVGEIDNRGSHFYLALYWAQALANQTKDADLQATFAPIAAEMTTNEAKIDAELIAAQGKAQEIAGYYQPSFELTDKAMRPSETLNTILGKL from the coding sequence ATGTCAAACAAATCAACGATTCACTACACTTTAACGGATGAAGCTCCTATGCTAGCTACCCATTCGTTTTTACCTATAGTTCAAGCTTTTACAAAAACTGCTAATATTGACATTCAAATTAGAGATATTTCATTAGCAGGACGTATTTTATCTAATTTTCCTGAATTCTTAAAAGAAGAACAACGCATTGCCGATGCTTTGACCGAATTAGGACAATTAGCTACTACACCAGAAGCTAACATTATCAAATTACCTAACATTTCTGCTTCTATCGTACAATTAAAAGAAGCGATTGCAGAATTACAAGCACACGGTTTTGCAATACCTAACTACCCTGAAGAACCACAAAACGACGAAGAAAAAAACATCAAAGCTAAATATGCAAAAGTTTTAGGGTCGGCTGTAAACCCAGTATTACGCGAAGGAAACTCGGATCGCCGTGCTCCTAAAGCGGTAAAAAATTATGCTAAAGCAAACCCACACCGTATGGGTGTATGGGCAAAAGACAGCAAAACATCGGTAGCACATATGAATGCGGGTGATTTTTATGGTACAGAAACTTCTACAACCGTAGCAAACGATGGCAAATTCAGAATTGTTTTCACAGCAAACGACGGTACTTCAAAAGTATTAAAAGACTTCGCAGCTCTAAAAGCAGGTGAAATAATTGACTCATCCGTTATGAATTTAGCGGCTTTAAAAGCTTTTACTAAAGAAGCTATTGCACAAGCTAAAGAAAAAAATGTATTACTTTCTGCACACCTAAAAGCAACCATGATGAAGGTTTCTGACCCTATCATTTTTGGTGCTATTGTAGAAACTTATTTTGCAGAAGTTTTTGCAACCTATGCTGATACATTCAAATCATTAGATATTAATCCTAACAACGGATTACAAGATTTATACGCAAAAATTGCTGGTCACGCACAAGAAGCTGAAATTAAAGGAGCTATTGAAACGGCTTTAACCAATGGTCCACGTGTGGCAATGGTAAATTCAGACAAAGGAATTACTAACTTCCACGTTTCTTCTGATGTGATTGTAGATGCTTCTATGGCTGCCTTAGCTCGTAGTGGTGGTAAAATGTGGAATACCGAAGGAAAAGAAGAAGACACCGTTTGTATTATCCCAGACCGTACGTATGCTGGTTTTTATCAAGCTGTAGTAGACGATATGATTGCCAATGGTGCTTTAGACCCTAAAACTATGGGCACCGTGCCTAACGTAGGTTTAATGGCACAAAAAGCGGAAGAATATGGTTCACATGATAAAACATTCCAAGTGGATGCTGCCGGAACGGTAACCGTTGAAGACGAAAACGGAACCGTTTTATTATCGCAAAAAGTAGAAGCTGGCGATATCTTTAGAATGTGTCAAACCAAAGACGCTCCTATTCAAGACTGGGTAAAACTAGCCGTGACTAGAGCGCGTTTATCAGACACTCCTGCTATCTTCTGGTTGGATAAAGGTCGTGCACACGATAGCCAAATGATCCAGAAAGTGGAAAAATATTTACAAGACCACGACACTACGGGTCTTGATATCCGTATCATGGATGTAAAAGATGCGATGGCTGAAACCTTGAGAAGAATCCGTGAAGGAAAAGATACCATTTCAGTATCAGGAAACGTATTGCGTGACTATTTAACCGATTTATTCCCTATTTTAGAATTAGGAACTTCGGCAAAAATGTTATCTATCGTTCCGTTAATGAATGGAGGTGGTTTGTTTGAAACAGGTGCTGGAGGTTCTGCTCCTAAACACGTAGAACAATTTGTAGAAGAAGGCTATTTACGTTGGGATTCATTAGGTGAATTCTTAGCACTACAAGCATCATTAGAGCATTTAGCACAAACGCAAAACAATGCAAAAGCACAAGTTTTAGCTGACACCTTAGACGAAGCCAATGCTTTATTCTTAGCAAACGACAAATCGCCAGCGCGTAAAGTAGGCGAAATTGACAACCGTGGATCACATTTCTATTTAGCGTTATATTGGGCACAAGCTTTAGCTAACCAAACCAAAGACGCTGACTTACAAGCAACTTTTGCACCAATTGCAGCGGAAATGACGACTAACGAAGCGAAGATTGACGCTGAATTAATTGCGGCTCAAGGAAAAGCACAAGAAATTGCGGGTTACTACCAACCTTCATTTGAATTGACTGACAAAGCTATGCGTCCAAGCGAAACTTTGAATACTATTTTAGGTAAGTTGTAA